A genomic stretch from Shewanella woodyi ATCC 51908 includes:
- a CDS encoding COG3014 family protein: MKKWLLIPLLSLSLTGCAFNSIFINYPSQIAPVKAQINSNDPIKGADEVADNISGADGLLYAQEAGRVAQIAGDFEASKAYYQQAVAAYLEFDDKATLSASDLGATASSLFINDNVIPYRGPGYERVMLHQYQALNYLLSGDKEGALVEVRRSNNLQSSEQRRYQKSNESVQAIANGTIDAEVNKLGQAAGSVTSSFLNAYSYYITGVLHEILGEPNDAFIDYRKAAQIAPNNPYVQKDLVRLAKQLSMPQADEFEKRWGKAAKPKKGEGEVIILVERGFVDEKQSLTVPFRVHGSWQTASLATYPFNSRPVAKGQIKGLDKRLTAAPIANIDALAITALKEELPAALVRQAARAYAKAEMARSVRSESKARNNETDFGSIAMQIFNVVTEQADRRSWLTLPKQAQIARTYVNQGQYSVQLDNSSPASVEVKSGRTTLVWVIDTGNYTRFYSIII, encoded by the coding sequence ATGAAGAAGTGGCTACTTATTCCACTGCTCAGCTTATCGCTAACAGGCTGCGCATTTAACAGTATCTTCATTAATTACCCCTCTCAGATCGCGCCAGTAAAAGCGCAGATAAACAGCAATGATCCGATAAAGGGTGCCGATGAGGTTGCTGATAATATCTCAGGTGCCGATGGCCTGCTCTATGCCCAAGAAGCGGGCAGAGTCGCTCAAATCGCTGGGGATTTTGAAGCCAGTAAAGCCTACTACCAACAAGCTGTTGCTGCTTACCTTGAGTTTGACGACAAAGCGACCCTGAGCGCATCAGATCTAGGTGCCACAGCCAGCAGTCTATTTATCAACGATAACGTCATTCCCTACCGCGGCCCAGGTTATGAAAGAGTGATGCTGCATCAGTATCAGGCACTCAACTACCTGTTAAGTGGTGATAAAGAGGGAGCGTTAGTCGAAGTTAGGCGCAGCAATAACTTACAAAGCTCTGAGCAGCGCAGATACCAAAAATCCAATGAGTCGGTTCAAGCGATTGCCAATGGCACCATTGATGCAGAAGTCAACAAGCTGGGCCAAGCGGCAGGAAGCGTCACCAGCTCATTTTTAAATGCTTACAGCTATTACATCACCGGGGTGCTCCACGAAATATTAGGGGAGCCCAATGACGCCTTTATCGATTACCGTAAAGCAGCTCAAATCGCTCCCAATAATCCCTACGTGCAAAAAGATCTCGTTCGCTTAGCAAAGCAGCTCTCTATGCCTCAAGCCGATGAGTTTGAGAAGCGCTGGGGCAAAGCGGCCAAGCCGAAAAAGGGTGAGGGAGAGGTTATCATCTTGGTTGAACGTGGCTTTGTTGACGAAAAACAGAGCTTAACAGTCCCTTTCCGAGTCCATGGTAGTTGGCAAACCGCGTCTCTGGCGACCTACCCATTTAACTCCCGCCCTGTCGCTAAGGGGCAAATCAAAGGCTTAGATAAGCGTTTAACCGCTGCACCTATCGCTAATATCGATGCGCTAGCCATCACGGCTCTAAAAGAGGAGCTACCTGCCGCTTTGGTCCGTCAAGCAGCGAGGGCCTATGCAAAAGCTGAGATGGCTAGAAGTGTACGCAGTGAATCTAAGGCGCGTAACAATGAAACCGATTTCGGCTCCATCGCCATGCAGATATTCAATGTCGTCACTGAGCAAGCTGATAGACGTAGCTGGCTAACCTTGCCTAAGCAGGCTCAAATAGCACGAACTTACGTTAATCAAGGCCAGTATTCAGTCCAATTGGACAACTCCTCTCCCGCCTCTGTAGAGGTAAAAAGTGGAAGAACAACACTGGTTTGGGTAATCGACACTGGTAATTACACCCGTTTTTATTCA
- a CDS encoding SlyX family protein translates to MEQLAQRVEDLEMKLAFQESTIDVLDQQVIKLNDLLAEQQHQLRVLISKLQSVEPSNMATQAEETPPPHY, encoded by the coding sequence ATGGAACAATTAGCACAACGAGTCGAAGATCTTGAGATGAAACTGGCTTTTCAGGAGAGCACCATCGATGTCCTTGATCAACAAGTGATCAAGCTCAATGACCTACTTGCAGAGCAGCAGCATCAACTACGCGTTCTTATCAGCAAATTACAAAGTGTAGAACCGAGTAATATGGCGACTCAAGCTGAAGAGACACCACCGCCACACTATTAA